A genomic region of Raphanus sativus cultivar WK10039 chromosome 6, ASM80110v3, whole genome shotgun sequence contains the following coding sequences:
- the LOC108821815 gene encoding probable pinoresinol-lariciresinol reductase 3 gives MSLRCSRNCTLRLPGNVCSMNDLVELWERNIEKKLEKTCVTESKLLEKIRETPYPSDMEMVFTYSVFIEGHHSYFDIDESSGGLNGTDNCRWN, from the exons ATGTCACTGCGTTGCTCAAGAAATTGTACCTTAAGGCTGCCTGGAAACGTATGTTCGATGAATGATCTTGTTGAGCTATGGGAAAGGAATATTGAGAAGAAGCTTGAGAAAACTTGTGTTACTGAAAGTAAACTTCTCGAGAAGATCAGAG AGACTCCATATCCGAGTGACATGGAGATGGTCTTCACATACTCTGTTTTTATCGAAGGACATCACTCGTACTTTGACattgatgagtcttctggtggATTGAATGGTACTGATAATTGCAGGTGGAATTAG
- the LOC108809177 gene encoding protein RALF-like 27 gives MTNSVFSFSFFFAVSLMLLLAAASATASAGNATSGLRYDGCAPGDTVGGCIMAAVEGDEEGIEAVMPRILKPAVISYDALLGAAAYKCNIAANCLKQVNGKDATCTYYNLCKRSV, from the coding sequence ATGACCAATTCAgttttctccttctccttcttcttcgcGGTCTCTCTTATGCTTCTTCTCGCCGCGGCTTCGGCAACTGCATCTGCAGGGAACGCCACAAGTGGGTTGAGATATGATGGATGTGCCCCTGGAGATACTGTCGGAGGATGCATAATGGCGGCGGTTGAGGGGGACGAGGAGGGAATTGAGGCGGTGATGCCGCGGATTCTGAAACCAGCAGTTATAAGCTACGACGCTCTGCTGGGAGCGGCGGCTTATAAATGTAATATTGCCGCTAATTGCCTCAAACAGGTTAATGGGAAAGACGCAACTTGCACTTACTACAACCTTTGCAAACGCTCAGTTTGA
- the LOC130495598 gene encoding glutathione S-transferase T3-like produces the protein MDSRNLHTQSSSYMGLLNSQEAKIPPFSSQHSEDTAVDKQVRRKWTPADDEVVISAWLNTSKDPIVGNSQKGATFWQRVAEYYAASPYGGEDGQKREHLHIKKRWHRINDHVSKFCGAYSAAQRQIASGENDTDVLKKAHDIFFACHNIKFNLEHAWCVLRHEQKWRSLCPPKASGSSKRTNSQTSATNVGDHGDEEIRPEGIKAAKARKYGAKGKSVAEYTSLWEMKKEDLAMKEKLSKLAILDTLLAKKEALTEAEEMVKDKLLAEYF, from the exons ATGGATTCAAGGAATCTTCATACTCAGTCCTCTAGTTACATGGGACTGCTTAACAGTCAAGAAGCAA AAATCCCCCCTTTCAGTTCCCAACACTCTGAAGACACAGCAGTGGACAAACAAGTTCGACGCAAATGGACCCCTGCTGATGACGAGGTGGTTATCAGTGCGTGGCTCAACACTTCGAAGGATCCTATAGTTGGAAATTCTCAAAAGGGGGCCACCTTCTGGCAACGGGTTGCAGAGTATTATGCAGCAAGTCCTTATGGAGGAGAGGATGGTCAAAAGAGAGAGCATCTTCATATTAAGAAGAGGTGGCACAGAATCAATGATCATGTTTCCAAGTTCTGTGGAGCATACTCAGCAGCACAGAGACAAATTGCCAGTGGGGAGAATGACACAGATGTTCTGAAGAAGGCGCATGACATCTTCTTTGCTTGCCACAACATCAAGTTTAACCTCGAGCATGCATGGTGTGTGCTCAGGCATGAACAGAAATGGCGTAGCCTCTGTCCTCCAAAAGCTAGTGGCAGTTCTAAGAGGACTAATTCCCAAACTTCAGCCACCAATGTTGGTGATCATGGTGATGAAGAGATCCGCCCTGAAGGGATCAAGGCCGCTAAAGCGAGAAAGTATGGCGCTAAAGGGAAGTCTGTTGCTGAGTATACCAGTCTTTGGGAAATGAAGAAGGAGGATTTGGCCATGAAGGAGAAACTATCAAAGCTGGCCATACTTGACACTCTCCTTGCCAAGAAAGAAGCATTAACTGAGGCCGAAGAAATGGTGAAGGATAAGCTTTTAGCCGAGTATTTCTGA